In a genomic window of bacterium:
- a CDS encoding helix-turn-helix transcriptional regulator: MIKCNLSRILGEKRITIKEVHEKTGLSRNTVSNLYNEKAGRVDFDTLEKLCICLNCNIGDLLEYVKEA, translated from the coding sequence ATGATAAAATGCAATTTGTCCCGTATTCTCGGAGAAAAAAGGATAACAATTAAAGAGGTTCACGAAAAAACAGGACTTTCCAGAAACACGGTTTCTAACCTTTACAATGAGAAGGCTGGTCGTGTGGATTTCGATACTTTAGAAAAATTGTGTATATGCCTGAACTGCAACATCGGAGATTTATTGGAATATGTAAAAGAAGCTTAA
- a CDS encoding TRL domain-containing protein codes for MKKTLFSLVLMGLLSVISSTAFAFEIYSNINTPATLSLQTPRVTKCGTASCKIYWFGIVKLGDCSYQAALKNGKMSQVHHQDTQINGWFWLKTITTRVYGE; via the coding sequence ATGAAAAAAACTTTATTTAGTTTAGTCTTAATGGGATTGTTGTCAGTTATCAGTTCAACTGCATTTGCTTTTGAAATATATAGCAATATTAATACGCCTGCTACATTGTCTTTGCAAACGCCTAGAGTTACAAAATGCGGAACGGCAAGCTGTAAAATTTATTGGTTTGGTATAGTAAAATTAGGAGATTGTTCCTATCAGGCCGCTCTAAAAAATGGAAAAATGTCGCAAGTCCATCATCAAGATACACAAATAAACGGTTGGTTCTGGCTAAAAACTATAACAACAAGGGTTTATGGAGAATAA
- a CDS encoding Abi family protein, translating to MKKFDKKSLDYSEQIELLKTRGLIIENEQEAINFLKYTNYYRLSSYMRHYQINSNHEFKEETTFNDIKNLYCFDRELKYLTFKYIKQIEIAVRAVFSHNMTTNYGSHWFYYDKCFYNSNDQQAFLGIIKNEIKYNDKYKETFIKYYYQKYNEPDLPPFWMAIEVFSIGNLSKALSKIKDNDGKQIAKIFNIPFNLLKSWLHSLTTVRNIAAHHSRLWNRKFTIAPKKHFNFSYHTEYNQNSFYAHAIIIEFLLKQITPDNQWKSLLKELFIKYKVDPINLGFPAEW from the coding sequence ATGAAAAAATTTGATAAAAAATCTCTTGATTATAGCGAACAAATTGAACTCTTAAAAACCAGAGGTTTAATAATTGAGAATGAACAAGAAGCGATAAATTTTCTAAAATATACTAATTACTATCGTTTATCTTCCTATATGCGGCATTATCAGATAAATTCAAACCACGAGTTTAAAGAGGAGACTACCTTTAACGATATTAAAAACTTGTATTGCTTTGATAGAGAGTTGAAATATTTAACATTTAAATATATTAAACAGATAGAAATAGCTGTTAGAGCTGTTTTTTCTCATAATATGACTACAAATTATGGTTCTCATTGGTTTTATTATGATAAATGCTTCTATAATTCAAATGACCAACAGGCTTTTCTTGGGATAATAAAAAATGAAATAAAGTACAATGATAAATATAAGGAAACTTTTATAAAATATTATTACCAAAAGTATAATGAACCTGATTTACCGCCATTTTGGATGGCAATTGAAGTTTTTTCCATAGGAAATTTGTCTAAAGCCTTGTCTAAAATAAAAGATAATGACGGTAAGCAAATAGCAAAAATTTTTAACATTCCTTTCAATCTTTTAAAAAGTTGGCTTCACTCTTTAACAACTGTAAGGAATATAGCTGCTCATCATTCCAGATTATGGAATAGAAAATTTACTATTGCACCAAAAAAACACTTTAATTTTAGTTATCATACTGAATACAACCAAAATAGCTTTTACGCTCATGCAATAATCATCGAGTTTTTATTAAAGCAGATTACTCCTGATAATCAATGGAAATCTTTATTGAAAGAACTTTTTATAAAATATAAAGTTGACCCGATTAAT